Below is a genomic region from Persicimonas caeni.
TTCCAGGCGGTCAGCTCGTGCTCACGCGTCAGCCCGGTGGCTTCGTTGCCGGGGCGCTCGAAGCGCACTGACGGGTCTTGTTTGTTGTAGAGCAGTTCGCTCGGGTCGCTCGACGAGCCCACGTCCCAGTGGACGATCTCGGTGGTCAACAGGTCCATCCAGCCGTCGTTGTTGACGTCGGCGCACACCGTCGTGCCGCTGTTGCCGCCCAGGCGAAACGCCTCGCGATCGTTGTTGTGGTTCCAGCGAAGCTGGGTGTTTGCGTTGCATTGGATAAGCTCGGGCGCCGGCACTCCGTCGCAGTCGGGAGCGTCGGGGTTGAGCTGGCAGTAGCAGCGCGCCGACTCGTTGTCGGTCCAGTCGGTGCGGTCGTCGAACGCGTAGGCCGAGGCGACCGACTCGTTCGCAAAGCTCACCTCGCCGTCGTCCGCGCGCTGGCCGAGCCACAGGTGGTTGGGCGCGCGACCGTACGAGGCCGCCATCAGCTCGGGAGTGCCGTCGCCGTTGAGGTCGCAGGCGGTCGCGCCCCACGACAGTGAGTGGCCCTCGGCTTGATTGAGCGTGGTGATGCTCGTCCACTCCTCGGTGCTCAACCCCGCGTCGGCGGTCGCCTCGGTAAAGCCGCCGGTGCCGTCACCCAGAAGCAGCCGGTCTTGCAGCGGTGATTGAGCGGCATATTGTGAAATCCACAGGTCGAGTGCGCCGTCGCGGTCGACGTCGACGAAGCTCGCCCCGCCGGGGGAGTCGATCGCACCAGCGTTGCGCACCGGATCGTCCGCCGCGGCGAACACGAACGTGCCGTCACCCTCGTTGAGCATGATCTCGGCGGTGTCCTCGTTCTGCGCGTTCTGCTTGTTGAACGCGGTGTAGGCGTCGAGATCGCCGTCGTTGTCGACGTCGCCCCAGATGATCAGGTCGATCTTGCGTCCGGTATTTGCGTCTGCGCCCGAGCGCGTCGCGACCAGCCCCGACGCCTTCGTCACGTCCTCGAAGCCGCCTTCGCCGGTATTTCGCAGAAGCCACGAAGCGCGCTCACCGCCCGACGAAAAGTCATCCTTGCCGCCGCCGGCCCGCCGCACCGACAGATCGGCCCATCCGTCGCCGTCGACATCGGTCACCGAGATGCGCTGGCCGTTCGCAGCGAGTCCGTCGAGGCCCCAGTCACTCGAGGCGTCGCGAAACGCCTGCTCCCCGGGACTCCACGGCAAGCCTTTGGGACGTTCGCACTCACCGGTGCTCGGATTGCAAACGTCGCCGTTCAAGCAGACGACGTTGTCTCGGACGCACAGATCTTGCTCTTGTTCTTCTTTGGCGTCGCCACAACTCGCCACGAGGGCGAGGAGCAACAGGCAGGAGGCGCTACGGGCGAACAACTTCATGGCAC
It encodes:
- a CDS encoding CRTAC1 family protein, translating into MKLFARSASCLLLLALVASCGDAKEEQEQDLCVRDNVVCLNGDVCNPSTGECERPKGLPWSPGEQAFRDASSDWGLDGLAANGQRISVTDVDGDGWADLSVRRAGGGKDDFSSGGERASWLLRNTGEGGFEDVTKASGLVATRSGADANTGRKIDLIIWGDVDNDGDLDAYTAFNKQNAQNEDTAEIMLNEGDGTFVFAAADDPVRNAGAIDSPGGASFVDVDRDGALDLWISQYAAQSPLQDRLLLGDGTGGFTEATADAGLSTEEWTSITTLNQAEGHSLSWGATACDLNGDGTPELMAASYGRAPNHLWLGQRADDGEVSFANESVASAYAFDDRTDWTDNESARCYCQLNPDAPDCDGVPAPELIQCNANTQLRWNHNNDREAFRLGGNSGTTVCADVNNDGWMDLLTTEIVHWDVGSSSDPSELLYNKQDPSVRFERPGNEATGLTREHELTAWNDGDITAAVFDFDNDGRKDVYIGSTDYPGTRGHLWHQKEDGTFERVPLADGIDHTSSHGVGVADYDRDGDLDIVVGHSRFRCGSGDHCYAPEEGHARLFENTIGQANNWLQVELEGADGTNRKAIGARVTVQTDAGTQVSEVGGGHGHYGVQHELARHFGLGAAEQATVTVRWPDENLSEETFDLEAGQRYIWKQGEEPVVAPQ